A single region of the Streptomyces sp. NBC_00425 genome encodes:
- a CDS encoding ester cyclase → MSSSNAEAQASTADLHRLADEYVKLVNLRDLDALFALYAPDFRNHAADGTATGLEETRAVLASFLDAVPDFAATPVRVVAEDDWFAISFILTGTNTGPFNGTPATGRSINVLELRMFKVADGKLTEHWGLIDLATLLAQLQS, encoded by the coding sequence ATGTCTTCCTCGAACGCCGAAGCCCAAGCGTCCACCGCCGACTTGCACCGGCTTGCCGATGAGTACGTCAAGCTCGTCAACCTGCGTGACCTCGACGCCCTGTTCGCCCTGTACGCGCCGGACTTCCGCAACCACGCCGCCGACGGCACCGCCACCGGCCTCGAGGAGACCCGCGCGGTGCTGGCGTCGTTCCTCGACGCGGTCCCCGACTTCGCCGCCACGCCGGTCCGTGTCGTCGCCGAGGACGATTGGTTCGCGATCAGCTTCATCCTCACCGGCACGAACACCGGGCCCTTCAACGGCACTCCCGCCACCGGCCGATCGATCAACGTGCTGGAGCTCCGCATGTTCAAGGTGGCCGACGGGAAGCTCACCGAGCACTGGGGCCTCATCGACCTGGCGACGCTCCTCGCCCAGTTGCAGTCCTGA
- a CDS encoding SDR family NAD(P)-dependent oxidoreductase: MAPNTHPPAQKRDPPRTTQNKTAVVTGASAGLGATYAQRLADRGYDLILVARNAARLETLASDIRSRTGRAVDVISADLTDAAQISVVEERLRTDESIEVLINNAGGGLFTPLTTSDAAASEALINLNVTSLTRLTTAVLPGLTARGRGTVVNVSSALALNILPVSAVYSGTKSYVLTFTQALQQELAESPVVVQAVLPGAVRTEFWDGSGADLGAFPDEWIMSAGDVVDAALAGLDAGEPVTIPSLPQISDWESFEKARQALVPNLSLKIPADRYRG; encoded by the coding sequence CTGGCCCCAAACACGCATCCGCCAGCCCAGAAAAGAGACCCACCCAGGACCACGCAGAACAAGACCGCCGTCGTCACCGGCGCATCCGCCGGCCTGGGTGCCACCTACGCGCAGCGGCTTGCCGACCGGGGTTACGACCTGATCCTGGTGGCCCGGAACGCCGCGCGGCTGGAAACGCTGGCGTCGGACATCCGCAGCCGCACGGGCCGTGCGGTGGACGTCATCTCCGCCGACCTCACCGATGCGGCGCAGATCTCGGTGGTCGAGGAGCGTCTGCGGACCGACGAGAGCATCGAGGTACTGATCAACAACGCCGGCGGGGGGCTGTTCACCCCGCTGACAACCTCCGACGCGGCGGCCTCCGAGGCGCTGATCAACCTCAACGTGACCTCGCTGACCAGGTTGACCACCGCGGTCCTGCCGGGGCTGACGGCCCGCGGACGCGGCACCGTGGTGAACGTCTCCTCTGCTCTGGCTCTCAACATCCTGCCCGTCAGCGCCGTCTACAGCGGCACCAAGAGCTACGTGTTGACGTTCACCCAGGCCCTGCAGCAGGAGCTCGCCGAGAGCCCCGTCGTGGTGCAGGCCGTGCTGCCGGGCGCCGTCCGCACGGAATTCTGGGACGGCTCCGGCGCCGACCTCGGGGCGTTCCCCGACGAGTGGATCATGAGCGCGGGCGACGTCGTCGACGCGGCGCTCGCCGGGCTCGACGCCGGGGAGCCCGTCACCATCCCGTCACTGCCCCAGATCAGCGACTGGGAGTCGTTTGAGAAGGCGCGTCAGGCGCTCGTCCCGAACCTGTCGCTGAAGATCCCGGCCGATCGCTACCGCGGCTGA
- a CDS encoding TetR/AcrR family transcriptional regulator codes for MSRVSQAQALENRRRAVAAASQLFRERGVNGISVADLMKSIGLTTGGFYKQFPSKDALVTEAAQAAFGDLDVLLAGFDTTHGDHDTARGALVDFYLSAEHRDQPGTGCPTAGFAGDMAREPTAGELRETYAAGVQEFAAWMSTDADDGLPMVATLVGAILLARATAGTELSEKILESTHKALTAPHGPRPGTLGTGTE; via the coding sequence ATGAGTCGCGTTTCGCAGGCACAAGCGCTCGAGAACCGCAGGCGCGCGGTCGCCGCGGCCTCCCAGCTCTTCCGGGAGCGCGGCGTCAACGGCATCAGCGTCGCCGACCTCATGAAGTCCATCGGGCTGACCACGGGCGGCTTCTACAAGCAGTTCCCCTCCAAGGACGCCCTGGTGACCGAGGCTGCTCAAGCCGCTTTCGGGGACCTCGACGTACTCCTGGCAGGGTTCGACACGACCCACGGCGATCACGACACCGCGCGCGGCGCCCTCGTCGACTTCTATCTGTCGGCCGAGCACCGTGACCAGCCCGGCACCGGTTGCCCCACCGCGGGATTCGCAGGGGACATGGCTCGCGAGCCCACAGCCGGAGAGTTGCGCGAAACGTACGCGGCCGGAGTCCAGGAATTCGCCGCGTGGATGTCCACCGACGCCGACGACGGCCTTCCCATGGTGGCCACGCTGGTCGGCGCGATCCTGCTCGCCCGGGCCACGGCGGGCACAGAACTGTCGGAGAAGATCCTGGAGTCGACCCACAAAGCCCTGACCGCACCACACGGGCCTCGACCCGGAACCCTGGGGACAGGAACTGAGTGA
- a CDS encoding TetR/AcrR family transcriptional regulator, which produces MGRGHMPIGRRERAKQAKRERIMTAARELFVEHGVSGVTTQQIAHRADVAIGTLYLYASTKAELLIMVQNEKFAAAVDSGLAAANAAVGQGPLERVIALIRPVVECVREHIENGRAYLRELVFGDPAEPYRQAGLTLAGRLEDGITGLLTSDGYFDAADAATLARVITAIIHIGTTATVYLHRSDEAVLADIRDQIHATLAPRHRAA; this is translated from the coding sequence ATGGGACGCGGCCACATGCCGATCGGGCGCCGCGAGCGGGCCAAACAGGCCAAGCGCGAGCGCATCATGACCGCGGCCCGCGAGCTGTTCGTCGAACACGGCGTCAGCGGGGTCACGACGCAGCAGATCGCCCACCGGGCCGACGTCGCGATCGGCACCCTCTACCTGTACGCGTCCACGAAGGCCGAGTTGCTGATCATGGTGCAGAACGAGAAGTTCGCCGCCGCCGTCGATTCCGGCCTCGCCGCCGCGAACGCCGCCGTCGGACAGGGCCCGCTGGAGCGGGTCATCGCCCTCATCCGCCCCGTGGTGGAGTGTGTGAGGGAGCACATCGAGAACGGCCGCGCATACCTGCGCGAACTCGTCTTCGGCGACCCGGCCGAGCCATACCGGCAAGCGGGCCTGACCCTTGCCGGCCGCCTCGAGGACGGCATCACCGGCCTGCTCACCAGCGACGGGTACTTCGATGCCGCCGACGCGGCGACGCTGGCGCGAGTGATCACCGCGATCATCCACATCGGCACCACCGCCACCGTGTACCTGCACCGCAGCGACGAAGCCGTCCTCGCCGACATCCGCGACCAGATCCACGCCACCTTGGCACCCCGCCACCGCGCCGCATGA
- a CDS encoding NADP-dependent oxidoreductase: protein MRAFVVTKYKEPLREADVPEPTVGEHDVLVRVEAAGLNPLDEKIRAGEFKQILPYKLPLILGNDVAGTVVRVGTAVRGFKPGDEVYARPHQDRIGTFAERIAVAEGDLALKPASISMEEAGSLPLAALTAWQALVERGRVRPGQKVLIHAGAGGVGSIAIQLAAHLGASVATTAGGSNAAYVRALGADTVIDYRTQDFEQLLTGYDLVLDSLGGETLEKSLRVLKPGGKAIGIAGPPDPGFAREAGLNPLLRLAVAGLSGKIRRQAKKLGVTYEFLFMRSSGDQLRQITTLIDQGAVRPVVGKVFPFDQTPQALQSLSQGGIRGKAVIGNS, encoded by the coding sequence ATGCGAGCGTTCGTCGTCACCAAGTACAAGGAGCCGCTGCGGGAGGCGGACGTCCCCGAGCCCACCGTGGGGGAGCACGACGTGCTGGTCCGGGTGGAGGCTGCCGGGCTGAACCCGCTGGACGAGAAGATCCGCGCCGGTGAGTTCAAGCAGATCCTGCCCTACAAGCTGCCGCTGATCCTGGGCAACGACGTCGCGGGCACCGTCGTCCGCGTCGGGACGGCGGTTCGCGGGTTCAAGCCCGGAGACGAGGTCTACGCCCGGCCCCACCAGGACCGCATCGGCACGTTCGCCGAGCGCATCGCCGTAGCGGAGGGCGACCTGGCGCTCAAGCCCGCCTCGATCAGCATGGAAGAGGCCGGCTCGCTGCCGCTGGCGGCGCTCACGGCGTGGCAGGCGCTGGTGGAGCGCGGGCGGGTGCGGCCCGGGCAGAAGGTTCTCATCCACGCCGGCGCCGGCGGGGTCGGTTCGATCGCGATCCAGCTCGCCGCGCACCTCGGCGCGAGCGTCGCCACCACCGCCGGCGGTTCCAACGCGGCCTACGTGCGCGCGCTCGGCGCGGACACGGTGATCGATTACCGCACCCAGGACTTCGAGCAGCTCCTGACCGGCTACGACCTGGTGCTGGACAGCCTCGGTGGGGAGACCCTCGAGAAGTCCCTGCGGGTGCTCAAGCCCGGCGGCAAGGCCATCGGGATCGCCGGTCCCCCGGACCCCGGGTTCGCGCGCGAGGCCGGTCTGAATCCGCTGCTGCGCCTGGCGGTCGCAGGCCTGAGCGGCAAGATCCGCAGGCAGGCGAAGAAGCTCGGCGTGACGTACGAGTTCCTGTTCATGCGCTCCAGCGGCGACCAGCTCCGCCAGATCACCACCCTCATCGACCAGGGCGCGGTGCGCCCGGTCGTGGGAAAGGTGTTCCCCTTCGACCAGACCCCGCAGGCGCTGCAGTCCCTGTCCCAGGGCGGCATCCGCGGCAAGGCCGTCATCGGCAACAGCTGA
- a CDS encoding alpha/beta fold hydrolase, with protein MSSTDTPNEAVITSYAKAPARTVNAGGVTYAYRELGPKGGIPVVFFVHLAATLDNWDPRIVDPIAKGRHVIAFDNRGVGASTGQVPDSVEAMADDAYTFIKALGYDKIDVFSFSLGGMVAQALVVKHPELVRKLVLTGTGPKGGKDMDKVARVTYWDILRATLTRSDPKEFLFFNRNATGKPAARAFVNRLKERTVDRDADIKTKAFQTQLKAIKKWGRSAPDDLSSITQPTLIANGDNDRMVPSVLSEDLHHRIKGSELIIYPDSGHGGIFQYHDRFAPVAVKFLAP; from the coding sequence ATGAGCAGCACCGACACGCCGAACGAAGCCGTCATCACCTCCTACGCGAAGGCCCCGGCCCGCACCGTCAACGCCGGTGGCGTCACCTACGCCTACCGCGAGCTGGGTCCGAAGGGCGGTATCCCCGTCGTCTTCTTCGTCCACCTCGCCGCGACCCTGGACAACTGGGACCCGCGCATCGTCGACCCCATCGCGAAGGGCCGTCACGTCATCGCCTTCGACAACCGCGGTGTCGGGGCGTCCACCGGTCAGGTGCCGGACAGTGTCGAGGCGATGGCCGACGACGCCTACACCTTCATCAAGGCGCTCGGGTACGACAAGATCGACGTCTTCTCCTTCTCCCTCGGCGGCATGGTCGCTCAGGCCCTGGTGGTGAAGCACCCCGAGCTCGTCCGCAAGCTGGTCCTCACCGGCACCGGGCCCAAGGGCGGCAAGGACATGGACAAGGTCGCCAGAGTCACCTACTGGGACATCCTGCGCGCCACGTTGACCCGTTCGGACCCCAAGGAGTTCCTGTTCTTCAACCGCAATGCCACCGGCAAGCCCGCCGCACGCGCCTTCGTCAACCGGCTCAAGGAGCGCACCGTCGACCGCGACGCGGACATCAAGACCAAGGCGTTCCAGACGCAGCTGAAGGCCATCAAGAAGTGGGGGCGCTCCGCTCCCGACGACCTGTCGTCGATCACGCAGCCCACCCTGATCGCCAACGGCGACAACGACCGCATGGTGCCGTCGGTCCTGTCGGAGGACCTGCACCACCGCATCAAGGGCAGCGAGCTGATCATCTACCCCGACTCCGGGCACGGCGGCATCTTCCAGTACCACGACCGGTTCGCCCCCGTGGCGGTCAAGTTCCTCGCCCCATGA
- a CDS encoding strictosidine synthase — MSTSPVAAPLAVKKPLTSSILLWVRTDQPRQTGMDHWKGPHSGIISATPGLEEYRQIHLAEHNTGLWPATDGVQTAIPADRKIDGVAEVTFQSALAPLKGRKQTKLAYADEINVFRRTLLYAGPPNSSRWYDVAGPGQAVGARALIYLRRRDGVGAGAFRKFVNEQLAPALAGTGVLTELRTQTFLPWTKKLWDTPDVAHDNPHDQHFHASVSLGFTDTAARDAFFAGNAIEDLSDRLAPQVSAIHAYDVTAALTYVKNGEILPRYEE; from the coding sequence ATGAGCACGTCACCGGTCGCCGCGCCCCTGGCAGTGAAGAAGCCTCTCACCTCCTCGATCCTGCTGTGGGTGCGCACCGACCAGCCCCGCCAGACCGGCATGGACCACTGGAAGGGCCCGCACTCAGGGATCATCTCCGCCACCCCGGGCCTGGAGGAGTACCGGCAGATCCACCTCGCCGAGCACAACACGGGCCTGTGGCCGGCCACCGACGGAGTCCAGACCGCGATCCCCGCCGACCGGAAAATCGACGGCGTCGCGGAAGTCACCTTCCAATCCGCGCTCGCACCCCTGAAAGGGCGCAAGCAGACGAAGCTGGCCTACGCCGACGAGATCAACGTGTTCCGCCGCACCCTGCTCTACGCCGGCCCGCCGAACTCATCCCGCTGGTACGACGTCGCAGGCCCCGGACAGGCAGTCGGCGCCCGCGCGCTGATCTACCTCCGCCGCAGAGACGGGGTCGGCGCCGGCGCCTTCCGGAAGTTCGTCAACGAGCAGCTCGCCCCCGCGCTCGCCGGCACCGGAGTGCTGACGGAACTGCGCACGCAGACGTTCCTGCCCTGGACGAAGAAGCTCTGGGACACCCCGGACGTCGCCCACGACAACCCCCACGACCAGCACTTCCACGCCTCGGTCAGCCTCGGGTTCACCGACACCGCGGCACGGGACGCCTTCTTCGCCGGCAACGCGATCGAGGACCTGTCCGACCGGCTGGCACCGCAGGTCTCCGCGATCCACGCCTACGACGTCACCGCCGCCCTCACCTACGTCAAGAACGGCGAGATCCTCCCGCGCTACGAGGAGTGA
- a CDS encoding enoyl-CoA hydratase/isomerase family protein, translated as MSEQQSTIQYERTSPQIAKITFANPPVNLIVGETVLRLIEIVTELATDPDIQVVLFDSATPDFFYNHFDLAAAADFPASEDPDAVPAWTNLVLELSRAPYITIAAIRGRTRGGGNELALALDLRYASRERALFGQPEVGSGLLPGGGGSERLPRAIGRDRALEAILTSDDYDADTAERWGWVTRALPDSELDAFVATVAARLASFDRTSLASAKAQINRATLPPDADLVAAYGEFAHSLTLPGFLTRAAGTQAVVEQAGLDFEYRLGHYIGIANQQR; from the coding sequence ATGAGCGAGCAGCAGAGCACCATCCAATACGAGCGCACCTCACCGCAGATCGCGAAGATCACCTTCGCCAACCCGCCCGTCAACCTCATCGTCGGCGAGACCGTCCTGCGCCTCATCGAGATCGTCACCGAACTGGCGACGGACCCGGACATCCAGGTCGTGCTGTTCGACAGCGCCACCCCCGACTTCTTCTACAACCACTTCGACCTGGCCGCCGCCGCCGACTTCCCCGCCTCCGAAGATCCGGACGCGGTGCCGGCATGGACGAATCTGGTCCTGGAACTCTCCAGAGCGCCGTACATCACGATCGCGGCCATCCGTGGACGCACCCGCGGCGGCGGGAACGAGCTCGCCCTCGCCCTCGATCTGCGCTACGCCAGTCGCGAGAGAGCGCTCTTCGGGCAGCCCGAGGTCGGCAGCGGACTGCTGCCCGGCGGTGGCGGCAGCGAACGCCTGCCCCGGGCCATCGGACGCGACCGCGCCCTGGAAGCCATCCTCACCAGCGACGACTACGACGCCGACACCGCCGAGCGTTGGGGCTGGGTCACCCGCGCCCTCCCCGACAGCGAACTCGACGCCTTCGTCGCCACCGTGGCCGCCCGGCTCGCCTCCTTCGACCGCACCTCACTCGCCTCGGCCAAAGCCCAGATCAACCGGGCGACCCTGCCCCCGGACGCGGACCTGGTCGCCGCGTACGGCGAGTTCGCCCACTCCCTCACCCTCCCCGGGTTCCTCACCCGCGCCGCCGGCACGCAGGCTGTCGTCGAACAGGCCGGCCTCGACTTCGAGTACCGGCTCGGGCACTACATCGGCATCGCCAACCAGCAACGCTGA
- a CDS encoding SDR family oxidoreductase, which translates to MPSFDGAVVLVTGANGGIGTHFVHDALARGAAKVYATARSPRAWDDERIVPLTLDVTDPASIDAAVAAAADVTVLVNNAGAIPPSASLLDVTEADIRANMETNFFGPVFLARAFAPVLAAKKGAVLIDVHSVASWYAFGGAYSASKAALWSATNSLRIEFAPMGVHVTGVHMGYVDTDMAAHADGPKMLPTQLVTTVYDAVEAGEYEVLADDLTKGVKAALSGPVEALYPDLHSTDA; encoded by the coding sequence ATGCCCTCTTTTGATGGAGCAGTCGTCCTCGTCACCGGCGCCAACGGCGGTATCGGCACGCACTTCGTCCACGACGCCCTGGCTCGCGGTGCCGCCAAGGTCTACGCGACCGCCCGTTCACCCCGCGCCTGGGACGATGAACGCATCGTCCCCCTGACCCTCGACGTCACCGACCCCGCGTCGATCGACGCGGCCGTCGCCGCCGCGGCGGACGTCACCGTGCTCGTCAACAACGCGGGCGCCATCCCGCCGAGCGCGAGCCTGCTGGACGTCACCGAGGCGGACATCCGGGCGAACATGGAGACGAACTTCTTCGGACCGGTCTTCCTCGCCCGCGCCTTCGCACCGGTCCTAGCCGCCAAGAAGGGGGCAGTCCTCATCGACGTGCACTCCGTTGCCAGCTGGTACGCCTTCGGCGGCGCCTACAGCGCGTCCAAGGCAGCACTGTGGTCGGCCACCAACTCGCTGCGCATCGAGTTCGCACCCATGGGCGTCCACGTGACAGGTGTGCACATGGGCTACGTCGACACCGATATGGCCGCGCACGCCGACGGCCCCAAGATGCTGCCGACGCAGCTGGTGACGACGGTCTACGACGCCGTCGAAGCCGGAGAATACGAGGTTCTGGCCGACGATTTGACCAAGGGGGTCAAGGCGGCTCTGAGCGGCCCGGTCGAGGCGCTTTACCCGGACCTGCACAGCACGGACGCCTGA
- a CDS encoding TetR/AcrR family transcriptional regulator produces the protein MPVAPRSVGRRERNKQEKLDRIVAAATELFAEHGVDDVTTQQIADKADIGTGTLFLYAKTKGELLLLVQNAKYVEALEQGRADAETVPGVLDAVLAIVRPIVECNRIQIDNGRTYLREMVFGDPEEPRHGAALAIVAQTEEAVAAVLRRDERVAEGDAATLAHIVSAVMFLSMAASVNIALSIEEIVQDIRRQVDVLLPR, from the coding sequence ATGCCTGTCGCCCCCCGGTCGGTCGGACGGCGCGAGCGGAACAAGCAGGAAAAACTCGACCGCATCGTCGCTGCCGCCACTGAGCTGTTCGCCGAACACGGCGTCGATGACGTCACGACCCAGCAGATCGCCGACAAGGCCGACATCGGCACCGGGACCCTGTTCCTCTACGCCAAGACCAAGGGCGAACTCCTCCTCCTTGTCCAGAACGCCAAGTACGTCGAAGCACTTGAGCAGGGCCGGGCGGACGCCGAGACCGTCCCCGGCGTGCTGGACGCGGTGCTGGCGATCGTCCGGCCGATCGTCGAGTGCAACCGCATCCAGATCGACAACGGACGCACCTACCTGCGAGAGATGGTCTTCGGCGACCCCGAGGAGCCCCGGCACGGCGCGGCACTGGCCATCGTCGCGCAGACCGAGGAGGCCGTCGCCGCCGTGCTGCGCCGAGACGAGCGGGTCGCAGAGGGCGACGCCGCGACGCTGGCACACATCGTGTCCGCCGTGATGTTCCTCAGCATGGCGGCGAGCGTGAACATCGCCTTGAGCATCGAGGAGATCGTGCAGGACATCCGCAGGCAGGTCGACGTCCTGCTGCCTCGCTGA
- a CDS encoding helix-turn-helix transcriptional regulator: MPLHHAVLALLTRRPNHGYELKARFEEAVGPQWGGLNIGHLYQILERLVRDGYVSRSQVTQTDRPDKNLYTLTEAGDAELRSWATTAWVRVGGFRDELFLKLLGAVALGPQALATLIEAQRQTYLSELAGLTQQRRAHADEPLVAVLIDAAIAHTKADLGLLDSAAQHLGPLATAQSAQAPERSTSRVRGDADEAPRGRAG; this comes from the coding sequence ATGCCGCTCCACCACGCCGTGCTCGCGCTGCTGACCCGGCGACCGAATCACGGATACGAACTCAAGGCCCGGTTCGAGGAGGCCGTCGGCCCGCAGTGGGGTGGCCTGAACATCGGTCACCTCTACCAGATCCTCGAACGGCTGGTCCGTGACGGCTATGTCTCGCGCTCGCAGGTCACGCAGACCGACCGGCCCGACAAGAACCTCTACACGCTCACCGAAGCGGGCGATGCCGAGCTGCGCTCGTGGGCGACCACCGCCTGGGTGCGCGTCGGCGGCTTTCGCGACGAGCTGTTCCTGAAACTCCTCGGCGCTGTCGCGCTGGGCCCGCAGGCCCTGGCCACACTGATCGAGGCGCAGCGGCAGACGTACCTGTCGGAGCTCGCGGGCCTGACGCAGCAGCGCCGCGCCCACGCCGACGAGCCGCTGGTCGCCGTCCTGATCGACGCCGCCATCGCGCACACCAAGGCCGACCTCGGACTGCTGGACAGCGCCGCACAGCATCTGGGCCCGCTCGCCACGGCACAGAGCGCTCAGGCGCCGGAGCGCTCAACCTCACGGGTACGGGGCGACGCCGACGAGGCTCCGAGGGGCAGGGCGGGATGA
- a CDS encoding ABC transporter ATP-binding protein — translation MAVSVTLRGVSRRYPGLTALDEIDLEVAAGEVVMLTGPSGAGKSTVLHVTGGMDQPDEGHIEIDGTQLIPRDLDRHRRRVGFVFQRFHLLPALTALDNVLAPVLPRRVDFDRRARGMELLEAVGLEQRADALPSQLSGGQQQRVAVARALVNRPGLLLADEPTGNLDSVIGREIIDLLMSLRERYGMTMLIATHDAEVAAGGDRVVRLQDGRITSDQRITPSGDVLHRLGGLRP, via the coding sequence ATGGCTGTGAGCGTGACGTTGCGCGGGGTGAGTCGCCGGTATCCCGGGCTGACCGCTCTGGACGAGATCGATCTGGAGGTCGCAGCCGGCGAGGTGGTGATGCTGACCGGGCCGTCCGGCGCTGGCAAATCCACCGTCCTGCATGTGACGGGCGGCATGGACCAGCCCGACGAGGGGCACATCGAGATCGACGGCACACAACTGATACCCCGGGATCTGGACCGTCACCGGCGGCGTGTCGGCTTCGTCTTCCAGCGCTTCCACCTGCTGCCCGCGCTGACCGCGCTGGACAACGTGCTCGCCCCCGTCCTGCCGCGCAGGGTGGACTTCGACCGGCGTGCGCGCGGCATGGAGCTGCTCGAAGCTGTCGGACTGGAGCAGCGGGCCGACGCCCTGCCCTCGCAGTTGTCGGGCGGCCAGCAGCAACGCGTCGCCGTCGCACGGGCGTTGGTCAACCGGCCGGGACTGTTACTGGCCGACGAGCCCACGGGCAACCTGGACAGCGTCATCGGGCGGGAGATCATCGACCTGCTGATGTCGCTGCGCGAGCGCTACGGGATGACGATGCTGATCGCCACGCACGACGCGGAGGTCGCCGCGGGCGGTGACCGGGTGGTGCGGCTGCAGGACGGCAGGATCACCTCGGACCAGCGGATCACCCCGTCCGGCGACGTGTTGCACCGGCTGGGGGGCCTGCGGCCGTGA